A genome region from Sporosarcina sp. ANT_H38 includes the following:
- a CDS encoding YwhD family protein: MTNENKPKSKLGFTIIKDDPTDGHGGYGIGSLSLENVSPVIIDVEEGVARIEIGAMHARSDTERGVKFTRNREDSEGGKPYWLVWVTIDFREQGPYYAGVTACEMVVNREKRRGYKLLADHVNRMDKSMKRNIIVEHMDDKSKQILAEFLATHNKEMWERSESKLHVDLSTDSPGL, from the coding sequence ATGACAAATGAAAATAAACCGAAATCAAAATTGGGTTTTACAATTATAAAAGATGATCCTACGGATGGTCATGGCGGATACGGGATAGGTTCGTTGTCACTAGAAAATGTGTCGCCTGTCATTATCGACGTCGAAGAAGGCGTTGCACGTATTGAAATTGGTGCAATGCATGCTAGAAGTGACACAGAGCGAGGCGTGAAATTTACGCGAAACCGGGAAGATTCAGAAGGTGGAAAACCGTACTGGCTTGTCTGGGTAACAATCGATTTTCGTGAACAAGGGCCTTATTATGCAGGCGTCACAGCATGTGAAATGGTCGTTAATCGTGAAAAACGTCGGGGCTATAAATTGCTCGCGGATCACGTTAACCGGATGGATAAATCGATGAAACGAAATATCATAGTTGAGCATATGGATGATAAATCGAAACAGATCCTTGCCGAATTCCTAGCTACTCATAACAAAGAAATGTGGGAGAGAAGTGAATCAAAACTGCATGTTGATTTGAGTACGGATTCTCCAGGATTATGA
- a CDS encoding 2-hydroxymuconate tautomerase: MPIVTVQMLEGRTDEQKRALCEKVTEAVAETTGAPAQNVSVIIEEMSKNHYSVAGKRSSDQ, from the coding sequence ATGCCAATCGTAACTGTACAAATGCTAGAAGGTCGTACAGATGAACAGAAACGTGCGCTTTGCGAAAAAGTGACAGAAGCTGTCGCTGAAACAACAGGTGCACCTGCTCAAAATGTTTCTGTCATCATTGAAGAAATGTCAAAAAACCATTACTCTGTAGCTGGAAAACGTTCAAGCGATCAATAA
- a CDS encoding YwgA family protein, translated as MLSEHAKIVQFISMANEVTGRKKLQKMIYIAKKMNFPFTEKYELHMYGPYSAELTLRIEELCEMGFLAEQCTDKGSYVQFSYQVTGEGAGFLETADDAHVMLGTCIDSMNVKSSRFLELVSTLLYFDHLDKDEQIAKVLIVKNKLNFSAEEMTNAFDFINEMQTYSVH; from the coding sequence TTGCTATCAGAACACGCTAAAATTGTACAATTCATCTCAATGGCGAATGAAGTCACTGGACGAAAAAAATTACAAAAAATGATTTATATTGCAAAAAAGATGAATTTCCCATTCACTGAAAAATATGAGCTTCACATGTACGGACCCTATTCAGCAGAATTGACGTTGCGTATTGAAGAACTATGCGAGATGGGGTTTCTTGCGGAACAGTGTACGGACAAAGGATCATATGTCCAATTCAGCTACCAAGTGACAGGCGAGGGGGCGGGTTTTCTAGAAACTGCAGATGATGCCCACGTAATGCTAGGCACCTGCATCGACAGTATGAACGTCAAAAGCTCTCGTTTCCTCGAACTTGTTTCTACATTGTTGTACTTCGATCATCTTGACAAGGACGAGCAAATTGCAAAGGTCCTTATCGTGAAAAATAAACTGAATTTCTCCGCGGAGGAAATGACAAATGCATTTGATTTTATTAATGAAATGCAGACGTACTCAGTACATTAA
- a CDS encoding HD domain-containing protein codes for MEYKDEKLVEEKVFKDPVHRYIHVRDRVIWDVIGTSEFQRLRRIKQLGTTYLVFHGAEHSRFHHSLGVYEIVRRIIDDGFNSRPEWNNEERLVTMCAALLHDLGHGPFSHAFEKVFDLDHEQFTQAILLGDTEVNAVLRRVAPDFPRKVADVIGKTYPDKLVVSLISSQIDADRMDYLQRDAYFTGVSYGHFDMERILRVMRPTEEQAVIKYSGMHAVEDYIMSRYQMYWQVYFHPVSRSAEVILIKILHRAKQLHESGYIFKQEPVHFRSFFDKTFLLEDYIALDESILLTYFQFWMKEDDAILSDLCYRFINRKLFQYAEFDPATEYRKIGELEQLFRDAGIDPTYYLVTDSSSDLPYDFYGPGEENERLPIYLQMRNGELSELSRSSDVVDAISGKRRTDHKIYFPEDVLEAGKEKNPLYGRILDMLKG; via the coding sequence ATGGAATACAAAGATGAGAAACTGGTCGAAGAAAAAGTTTTCAAAGATCCTGTGCATCGCTATATTCATGTACGCGACAGAGTGATTTGGGACGTTATCGGTACAAGTGAGTTTCAACGCCTTCGCCGGATCAAACAGTTGGGTACCACGTATCTCGTATTTCACGGGGCCGAGCATAGTCGGTTCCACCATTCCCTCGGTGTCTATGAAATCGTTAGGCGCATCATTGACGACGGTTTTAATAGCAGACCTGAATGGAATAATGAGGAGCGGCTTGTGACGATGTGTGCAGCATTGCTTCATGATCTCGGACATGGTCCGTTTTCACATGCTTTTGAAAAAGTGTTCGATCTCGATCATGAACAATTTACGCAAGCAATTTTGCTAGGGGACACGGAAGTGAATGCGGTACTCCGTCGTGTGGCACCTGATTTTCCTCGAAAAGTGGCAGATGTTATCGGGAAAACGTATCCGGATAAACTCGTAGTCAGTTTGATTTCAAGCCAAATAGATGCTGATCGAATGGATTATTTACAGCGTGACGCTTATTTTACAGGGGTGTCGTACGGTCATTTCGATATGGAAAGAATTCTGCGTGTCATGCGACCGACAGAAGAACAGGCTGTCATAAAGTATAGTGGCATGCACGCGGTGGAAGACTATATCATGAGCCGTTATCAAATGTATTGGCAAGTCTATTTCCATCCTGTGTCACGTAGCGCTGAAGTGATCTTGATAAAAATTTTACACCGCGCAAAGCAATTACATGAAAGCGGGTATATCTTTAAACAAGAACCTGTCCACTTCCGTTCGTTTTTCGATAAGACATTTTTACTTGAAGACTATATTGCTCTTGATGAAAGTATTTTATTGACATATTTCCAGTTTTGGATGAAGGAAGACGATGCAATTTTGTCAGACCTTTGCTATCGTTTTATCAATCGGAAACTGTTTCAATATGCAGAATTCGATCCGGCCACAGAGTACCGGAAAATCGGGGAACTCGAACAATTATTCAGGGACGCAGGAATCGACCCGACCTATTACCTCGTTACGGATTCGTCGTCAGATTTACCCTACGACTTTTACGGCCCAGGTGAAGAAAACGAACGTTTACCGATTTACCTGCAAATGCGAAATGGTGAACTGAGCGAGTTGTCACGGTCATCGGATGTCGTAGATGCGATTTCAGGAAAAAGAAGAACAGATCATAAAATCTATTTCCCTGAAGATGTTTTGGAAGCTGGAAAAGAAAAAAATCCCCTATATGGCCGGATTTTAGATATGCTGAAAGGTTAG
- a CDS encoding RsfA family transcriptional regulator: MVKVRQDAWIEENDTLLADTVLRHVREGSTQLSAFEEVGDALNRTAAACGFRWNAVVRRDYEKELTDAKKERKQAIRVLGKDFKRRGQQLYSPSQGQEEEQKISVPLSALSLDTVIAFLVRMHHTGVGDNESLRWRQTAKIANEKSEQLQREIEKLQQENKTLRADYEQFVQIMNRARRLVTLDDDSDRTAPVFKMEQNGNLVSKEPPINPR, encoded by the coding sequence ATGGTGAAAGTTAGACAGGATGCTTGGATTGAAGAAAACGATACTTTATTAGCCGACACGGTATTACGACATGTACGAGAAGGTAGCACACAACTCAGCGCTTTTGAAGAGGTTGGGGATGCGCTCAACAGGACAGCAGCGGCTTGCGGGTTCAGATGGAATGCCGTTGTGAGACGAGACTATGAAAAAGAGCTTACAGACGCAAAGAAAGAACGCAAACAAGCGATACGCGTCCTCGGAAAAGACTTTAAACGACGGGGACAGCAATTATATAGTCCTTCACAAGGTCAAGAGGAAGAACAAAAGATTTCCGTTCCGTTATCAGCACTCTCTCTCGATACGGTTATCGCATTTCTAGTTCGTATGCATCACACAGGCGTGGGCGATAACGAGTCACTTCGCTGGAGGCAAACTGCTAAAATCGCGAATGAAAAGTCAGAACAGCTCCAAAGAGAAATCGAAAAACTTCAGCAGGAGAATAAAACACTGCGCGCCGATTATGAGCAATTTGTTCAAATCATGAACCGCGCACGCCGTCTCGTCACACTAGATGATGATTCTGATCGTACAGCACCAGTATTCAAGATGGAACAAAACGGCAACCTAGTTTCAAAAGAACCGCCTATCAACCCAAGATAG
- a CDS encoding lipoate--protein ligase family protein: MTQYESFLYIPEWRFVDESMTTRNRSALESFAADDTLCHLVGQQLSVPAVRTWVHNKTVVLGIQDHRLPHVSEAILTLEKAGYNAIVRNSGGLAVVLDEGVLNISVVLSESNSSIDIPAGYEVMLAFVRMLFPEAADRIEAYEIVGSYCPGSYDLSIDGRKFAGISQRRLRQGIAVQVYLCVEGSGAERAELIRDFYETGLQGEETKFAYPTIQPEVMASLSELLDMPLTVSDITIRTQLLLRELADHVDMGGLKPEEMELYTFYLNRVFDRNKKMLELG; encoded by the coding sequence ATGACGCAATATGAATCTTTTTTATACATCCCTGAATGGCGGTTCGTTGATGAATCTATGACGACGCGTAACCGTTCTGCGCTGGAATCATTCGCGGCAGACGATACGCTTTGCCATCTAGTTGGCCAGCAATTGAGTGTTCCCGCAGTCCGGACGTGGGTACACAATAAAACCGTTGTACTCGGCATCCAGGATCATCGGTTGCCTCATGTTTCAGAAGCAATTTTGACCCTTGAAAAGGCAGGTTATAATGCAATTGTACGTAATTCGGGCGGCCTTGCAGTGGTGCTTGATGAAGGGGTATTAAACATCTCGGTTGTACTGTCTGAGTCCAACTCTTCAATAGATATTCCAGCAGGCTACGAAGTGATGCTCGCATTCGTTAGGATGCTTTTCCCGGAAGCGGCCGACCGCATTGAAGCCTATGAAATTGTTGGTTCGTACTGCCCGGGTTCGTATGATTTGAGCATTGACGGCCGGAAATTTGCTGGCATCTCACAGCGCAGATTGCGCCAAGGTATCGCGGTCCAGGTCTATCTTTGCGTCGAAGGAAGCGGGGCAGAACGTGCTGAATTAATCCGTGATTTTTACGAAACTGGCTTGCAAGGGGAAGAAACGAAGTTTGCTTACCCGACAATCCAACCTGAAGTGATGGCATCCCTGTCAGAACTGCTGGACATGCCGCTTACCGTCAGTGATATCACTATTCGCACACAGCTTTTGTTGCGTGAACTCGCAGACCACGTTGATATGGGTGGCTTGAAACCGGAAGAAATGGAACTGTACACCTTCTATTTGAACCGCGTCTTCGATCGCAATAAAAAAATGTTAGAGCTCGGATGA
- the pta gene encoding phosphate acetyltransferase, whose translation MADLFGGIKKSLSGNRKTIILPEGTDIRVLEAASRLEKEGLVKPVLLGNETEVKKAATEAEINILEIDIINPTSAPYFEELAENFVERRNGKVTLEQAREQLKDVNYFGTMLVYTGRADGLVSGAAHSTADTVRPALQIIKTKPGISRTSGAFIMMKGDERLVFADCAITVAPTAQELAEIAVESAKTARSFGVDPRVAMLSFSTKGSAVTEETVKVAEAVKIAQSIAPDLLLDGEFQFDAAYVPEIAAKKAPESVIQGNANVFVFPSLEAGNIGYKLTERLGGYEAIGPILQGLNAPVNDLSRGCSADDVYKLALLTAAQSL comes from the coding sequence ATGGCTGATTTATTTGGTGGCATTAAAAAAAGTTTAAGCGGCAATCGAAAAACGATTATTCTGCCGGAAGGAACGGATATCCGCGTTTTAGAAGCGGCATCACGCCTTGAAAAGGAAGGGCTTGTGAAACCAGTCCTTCTTGGCAATGAAACCGAAGTGAAAAAAGCGGCAACTGAAGCAGAAATTAATATTTTGGAAATAGATATTATTAATCCCACGAGTGCTCCTTATTTCGAAGAACTGGCCGAAAATTTCGTGGAACGCCGCAACGGCAAAGTGACGTTGGAACAAGCGCGTGAACAACTAAAAGACGTCAATTATTTCGGAACAATGCTTGTCTATACAGGACGTGCAGACGGATTAGTGAGCGGGGCGGCACATTCAACTGCGGATACAGTTAGGCCGGCGCTTCAAATCATTAAGACGAAACCGGGTATTTCAAGGACAAGCGGTGCATTCATCATGATGAAAGGCGATGAACGTCTCGTCTTTGCTGATTGTGCAATTACAGTCGCACCGACAGCGCAGGAACTGGCGGAAATCGCAGTTGAAAGCGCAAAAACAGCACGCTCATTCGGCGTAGATCCCCGCGTTGCTATGCTGAGTTTTTCTACAAAAGGATCTGCTGTAACGGAAGAAACAGTGAAAGTTGCAGAAGCAGTGAAAATCGCTCAATCGATTGCACCTGATTTGCTACTTGATGGAGAATTCCAGTTTGATGCGGCGTATGTACCTGAAATTGCTGCGAAAAAAGCACCTGAATCAGTTATTCAAGGCAATGCGAACGTCTTCGTATTCCCGTCGCTTGAAGCTGGGAATATTGGCTATAAATTAACAGAACGTCTCGGCGGCTATGAGGCAATCGGCCCGATTCTTCAAGGCCTGAATGCACCCGTGAATGACTTGTCACGCGGTTGTTCCGCAGACGATGTCTACAAGCTTGCCCTGTTAACAGCGGCGCAAAGTCTATGA
- the hemQ gene encoding hydrogen peroxide-dependent heme synthase gives MIEAAKTLDGWYVLHDLRSMDWASWKLVSKEERQAAVNEFLVYLEKLQKADDDKTGAHAFYTVIGQKADFMLMTLRPTMVELQELETEFNKLAIADFTIPAYSYLSVVELSNYLAGDSTDDPYQNPFVRGRLYPELQRSQYICFYPMDKKRDGDVNWYMLDMDKRKELMRAHGLIGRSYAGKVKQIISGSVGFDDYEWGVTLFADDVLQFKKLIYEMRFDEVSARYAEFGSFFVGTILEGDKKESFFNV, from the coding sequence ATGATCGAAGCAGCAAAAACACTAGACGGCTGGTATGTATTACACGATTTACGCTCGATGGACTGGGCGTCATGGAAATTAGTATCAAAAGAAGAACGCCAGGCAGCAGTAAATGAATTTCTAGTCTACCTTGAAAAGCTTCAAAAAGCGGATGACGATAAAACCGGCGCACACGCTTTCTATACAGTAATCGGTCAAAAAGCTGATTTCATGCTTATGACTTTGCGTCCTACAATGGTTGAGCTACAAGAGCTTGAAACCGAATTCAATAAACTCGCAATCGCAGATTTCACGATTCCAGCGTATTCATACCTGTCAGTCGTTGAACTATCGAACTACCTTGCAGGTGATTCTACCGACGATCCGTACCAAAACCCATTTGTACGTGGACGTCTGTATCCTGAACTTCAACGCAGCCAATATATCTGCTTCTATCCGATGGACAAGAAGCGCGACGGAGACGTAAACTGGTACATGCTAGATATGGATAAACGAAAAGAATTGATGCGCGCTCACGGTTTAATTGGGCGTAGCTATGCTGGAAAAGTAAAACAAATCATTTCCGGTTCTGTCGGCTTTGACGACTATGAATGGGGCGTAACATTGTTCGCAGATGACGTTCTTCAATTCAAAAAACTAATCTACGAAATGCGTTTTGACGAAGTAAGCGCACGCTATGCTGAATTTGGCTCATTCTTCGTTGGTACAATTTTAGAAGGCGACAAAAAAGAATCGTTTTTCAATGTGTAA
- a CDS encoding aminopeptidase — protein sequence MFIQNSIPDFLALYESKKEFELLDLESYINRYPDVYDQYFPIHCPKTGERLQAAIKKYPVKIKDIRKISTKLPIIIEEIETKYSNAYSLDLNLEYKLIVGTYGSNAFVTRTNKREIYFAVEKLSSETNHLKVIVAHEIGHVAHFSFATQNEMDLTKVDWMHGLTTLYTEGAATYLSRKIVPGLNNSVYFTYDDDGDLWVNCFEENKSEVKQRFLEDASSGWDMKKEKEWFRLSGGSYFGHNRLGYLLGTDYIEHLVERVGEEEALVFWKGNDLKADILVWLGT from the coding sequence ATGTTTATCCAAAATAGTATTCCGGACTTTCTGGCACTGTACGAATCAAAGAAGGAGTTTGAATTACTCGATTTAGAATCGTATATCAATAGGTATCCCGACGTGTATGACCAGTATTTCCCGATCCACTGTCCGAAAACGGGGGAACGTCTTCAGGCAGCAATTAAGAAATATCCAGTGAAAATCAAAGACATACGTAAAATTTCGACTAAGCTACCAATAATTATTGAAGAAATTGAAACTAAATATAGTAATGCATACTCTTTAGATCTTAATCTAGAATATAAACTGATTGTGGGTACGTATGGTTCGAATGCTTTTGTTACACGAACTAATAAACGGGAAATCTATTTTGCGGTCGAAAAACTATCTTCTGAAACAAACCATCTAAAAGTTATTGTTGCCCACGAAATAGGTCACGTCGCTCATTTTTCATTCGCGACGCAAAACGAGATGGACTTGACAAAGGTTGATTGGATGCATGGACTTACAACACTATATACGGAAGGCGCAGCAACATATTTGTCGAGAAAAATTGTTCCGGGACTAAACAACTCTGTGTATTTTACGTACGATGACGACGGGGATCTGTGGGTTAATTGCTTTGAGGAGAATAAATCTGAGGTGAAGCAACGCTTTTTGGAAGATGCATCGTCAGGGTGGGACATGAAAAAGGAAAAAGAATGGTTCCGCTTATCCGGCGGCAGTTATTTCGGTCATAACCGACTTGGCTATTTACTGGGTACGGATTATATCGAGCATCTCGTTGAAAGGGTAGGGGAGGAAGAGGCGCTCGTATTCTGGAAGGGTAATGATTTGAAGGCAGATATATTGGTTTGGTTGGGGACATGA
- a CDS encoding cell wall hydrolase: protein MAVIKYNEAELDMLARLMRAEAEGDGELGMLLVGNVGVNRVRSGCLDFNDIRTLQEMIFQSPGGFEATTKPYFYQRAREQDKRLARRVVNGERFTPGERSLWFFMPTGDCPAQWYNQWNTGRFKSHCFFSPTVEDCPNV, encoded by the coding sequence GTGGCAGTAATCAAATACAATGAAGCTGAATTGGATATGCTTGCACGGCTAATGCGCGCTGAAGCGGAAGGTGATGGTGAACTAGGCATGCTTTTGGTCGGTAATGTCGGGGTCAATCGGGTGCGTTCAGGTTGTCTCGACTTCAATGATATCCGTACCTTGCAGGAAATGATTTTTCAGAGCCCTGGCGGTTTCGAAGCAACGACGAAACCCTATTTTTATCAGCGGGCGCGCGAGCAAGATAAAAGACTTGCAAGGCGTGTTGTCAACGGCGAGCGTTTCACTCCTGGAGAGCGCTCATTATGGTTTTTCATGCCAACAGGAGATTGTCCAGCTCAGTGGTATAACCAATGGAACACTGGTAGATTCAAGTCACACTGTTTCTTTTCACCAACGGTCGAAGACTGCCCGAACGTATAA
- a CDS encoding spore coat protein GerQ, producing MVQYYWNPPYQNQHVTPPQVTLPAGGRPPGPPQREQSYIENILRFNIGNPGIFHFSFEHALASGVNTKAVVGTVQEAGRDHVILKETATGHQFLFPMIYFDYAEFEGEVNYFPQTN from the coding sequence ATGGTCCAATACTATTGGAATCCACCCTATCAGAATCAGCACGTCACACCGCCGCAAGTAACGCTTCCAGCTGGAGGAAGGCCACCCGGACCACCTCAACGTGAACAGTCATACATTGAAAACATTTTACGGTTCAATATCGGGAATCCTGGCATCTTTCATTTTTCATTTGAACATGCACTTGCTTCAGGTGTGAACACGAAAGCCGTAGTCGGAACAGTTCAAGAGGCAGGCCGAGATCATGTTATTTTAAAAGAAACAGCAACAGGGCATCAATTCCTCTTCCCTATGATTTATTTTGACTATGCAGAGTTTGAAGGAGAAGTAAATTATTTCCCACAAACTAATTGA
- a CDS encoding beta-carotene 15,15'-monooxygenase has translation MVSSKRNSKTPLLLVALVLVISSNLALYRLPFPFLPAPADATWVIFGSLFDFSIIAPLLIVAMTRKKGFTVKRFVTFMVLGIITARIIIPNAYFEPFKFIPYIALTIEGIILLTEIGLIIILLKHVPRIIQEVKESGEGPFFTYAALVEKRIGKHPLIKIISAESVMFYYAFASWRKQPIMGENRFSLHTKTSFIAFYIMLIHAIVIETIGIHWWLFDKSIILSIVLLIVNIYSVIFFLGYIQAVRLNPLSVDGKQIHVALGLGKRMVIPFDEIEHIAWGTDAANENLKAKDTIDFTAMCHHI, from the coding sequence ATGGTTTCTAGTAAGCGAAATTCAAAAACACCGTTACTTTTGGTTGCCCTCGTTCTTGTAATTTCGTCTAATCTTGCTCTCTACCGATTGCCATTTCCATTTTTACCGGCGCCAGCAGATGCGACGTGGGTTATTTTTGGTTCACTCTTTGATTTCTCGATTATCGCTCCATTGCTCATTGTCGCAATGACGCGCAAAAAAGGTTTCACTGTGAAAAGATTCGTGACGTTCATGGTGCTCGGTATAATTACAGCGCGAATCATTATTCCAAACGCTTATTTTGAACCATTCAAATTCATTCCTTACATTGCGCTCACGATTGAAGGAATTATACTCCTTACCGAAATCGGTCTTATCATCATTCTGTTGAAACATGTACCTCGAATTATTCAAGAGGTAAAAGAAAGCGGAGAAGGTCCGTTTTTCACTTACGCAGCGTTAGTCGAAAAACGAATAGGTAAGCATCCCCTTATAAAAATAATTAGCGCAGAATCCGTTATGTTCTACTACGCATTTGCTTCGTGGAGAAAACAACCGATTATGGGAGAGAACCGCTTTTCGCTTCATACGAAAACAAGTTTTATTGCCTTTTATATCATGCTGATTCACGCAATTGTCATTGAAACCATCGGCATTCACTGGTGGCTCTTTGATAAGTCGATAATTCTTTCAATTGTTCTTCTTATTGTTAATATTTACTCGGTGATTTTCTTTTTAGGATATATCCAAGCAGTTCGTCTCAACCCGCTCAGTGTCGACGGAAAACAAATTCACGTAGCACTCGGACTAGGGAAGCGGATGGTCATTCCGTTTGATGAAATTGAGCATATTGCATGGGGGACCGACGCTGCCAATGAAAACCTGAAGGCAAAAGATACAATCGATTTCACCGCAATGTGTCATCACATTTAA
- a CDS encoding DUF423 domain-containing protein — translation MPFFIIAGAVNAAIAVAFGAFGAHALKEKLSEHYLAIWETAVQYQMFHALALLAIGILMSPSLFGPVTQLSWAGYLILVGIVFFSGSLYILSLSGIGILGAITPIGGVAFIAGWIMLIIAAVKFSN, via the coding sequence ATGCCATTTTTCATTATTGCAGGGGCTGTCAACGCGGCAATCGCTGTTGCGTTCGGTGCATTTGGAGCGCACGCCTTAAAAGAGAAACTATCTGAACACTATTTAGCAATTTGGGAAACTGCTGTGCAGTACCAAATGTTTCACGCACTCGCTTTGCTTGCAATCGGAATTCTTATGAGTCCATCGCTTTTTGGACCAGTTACACAGTTAAGTTGGGCGGGTTATTTGATTCTAGTCGGAATCGTCTTCTTCTCAGGGAGCCTGTATATACTGAGCTTGTCGGGAATCGGCATACTCGGCGCCATCACGCCAATTGGCGGCGTGGCATTCATCGCAGGGTGGATTATGCTTATTATCGCAGCAGTTAAATTTTCAAACTGA
- a CDS encoding YwdI family protein: MITYDRILSEMERQLSVARRSNDESTMREAFSAVRSLCEVALGGENKREEKSVPKILTTTSAVQSINSLEGKLLEEEDANGGSLFDF, from the coding sequence GTGATAACATATGACCGAATATTATCGGAAATGGAGCGGCAATTAAGTGTTGCAAGGCGCTCCAATGATGAAAGCACGATGCGGGAGGCGTTTTCCGCTGTCAGATCACTTTGCGAAGTTGCGCTTGGCGGGGAAAATAAGCGTGAAGAGAAGAGTGTCCCGAAGATACTTACAACCACTAGCGCTGTGCAATCAATCAATTCTTTGGAAGGCAAACTACTTGAAGAAGAGGATGCTAACGGCGGTTCATTATTTGATTTTTAA
- a CDS encoding uracil-DNA glycosylase: MAVNCFQCQHFFITWDQQNPRGCKAYGFKTRELPSIVVKKSSGTDCLQFEQKKGGTRQ; this comes from the coding sequence GTGGCAGTAAATTGTTTCCAATGCCAACATTTCTTCATAACATGGGACCAACAAAATCCCCGTGGCTGCAAAGCATATGGATTTAAAACGCGGGAACTACCATCGATCGTCGTCAAGAAATCGTCTGGTACGGACTGTTTGCAATTTGAACAGAAGAAAGGGGGCACTAGACAGTGA
- a CDS encoding uracil-DNA glycosylase translates to MHKVLFENDWGDVLNDEFKKPYYSKLREFLEKEYAEETIYPQMDELWTAFKRTPFNEVKVVILGQDPYHGPGQAHGLSFSVKPGVKIPPSLRNMFKELTSDIDCLLPEGGTLLGWAKQGVLMLNTVLTVRDGQAHSHRKQGWETFTDVVIQKLSNRDKPIVFVLWGRPAQDKKKLIDTSRHAIIESVHPSPLSASRGFIGSRPYSKTNQILESWGETQIDWYQTGGVL, encoded by the coding sequence ATGCATAAAGTGCTTTTTGAAAACGATTGGGGTGATGTCCTGAATGATGAATTCAAGAAACCCTACTATAGTAAGCTGCGTGAATTTCTGGAAAAAGAATATGCAGAAGAAACAATTTATCCACAGATGGATGAATTGTGGACTGCGTTCAAACGGACGCCTTTTAATGAAGTGAAAGTCGTTATTTTAGGACAGGACCCGTATCATGGTCCCGGACAAGCACACGGATTAAGCTTTTCGGTAAAGCCGGGTGTCAAGATACCACCTAGTCTACGCAATATGTTCAAGGAGCTTACTTCTGATATCGACTGTCTGCTGCCGGAGGGTGGAACCCTGTTAGGTTGGGCTAAACAAGGCGTGCTCATGCTGAATACGGTGCTTACAGTACGTGATGGACAAGCGCATTCGCATCGCAAGCAAGGGTGGGAGACATTTACTGATGTAGTGATCCAGAAGTTATCAAACCGCGACAAACCAATCGTCTTCGTATTATGGGGACGTCCAGCACAGGACAAGAAGAAACTCATCGATACATCGCGTCACGCAATTATCGAATCGGTTCATCCGAGCCCGCTGAGCGCAAGTCGTGGGTTTATCGGTAGCCGTCCATATTCGAAGACGAATCAGATTCTTGAATCATGGGGTGAAACACAGATTGACTGGTACCAAACAGGCGGTGTGCTTTAA